A stretch of DNA from Juglans microcarpa x Juglans regia isolate MS1-56 chromosome 5D, Jm3101_v1.0, whole genome shotgun sequence:
tatatatttctctatataaaatattatctatGGATAAACGTAGATCcaacattttatattatctttttcttttttattcttacaACATATACAAAAGACATTAACCATCCTATATTAACTTATAGCTCAACACGTGTAAATATGTACAATTTAGTTATACATTTTCTCTGTATATATAAGAGGCTCGATATATGTACTTTGACAATCAAGAAAATACACACAAGTTCTTTTTCCTTCATCCAAGATTCTCTGCACTTCTCCTTTGTTATTCAACACGCAAGATTGCTTATGGGCTTTATCAGAGCAATAATTTATGATATGGCTTCCGCGTCCATCTTTGGTATGGCTTCCTCATCAAACCCTGCTTTTCTATTAGAGGATTTGTCAAATtcctatttttttcaatcttggTGAAAGTCCTGGTTCTATTCTAATTTCTCAGCCCTTAAATGGTAACAATTATTACACATGAAGCAGATCAATATAGATAGCTCCTAATTCTAATGATAAAGTCATGTTTGGTTGTAAAATGATCTCAATcaatctcaaaccaatcattaatCGATgtgatctataaatttttcaacttttcataaaaagttaaactcatctcaatttatttcatacattcaaatatatatctcaatttcaaacacatctaaaaaaTGGTACTtgcaaaatactattatttacacATTAATTCAGATAATCTAATATCACCTTAGCATCCAAACGCAATCTAAAACAGATTTTGTGGATGAAACTTTCACTCAAACTATTAGATCAATTTGAACCATTGCATATTATGTGGTTTCATTGCAACGACACGGTCATTTCATGGATTCTTAATTCCCTtactaaaaaaattgttgtcaGTGTTATCAGCATTCCCATCATTGAAGAGGTTTGGAGAACTTTAAGACTCGATTTACTCAAGGTAATGGTCCTAGCCTGTTTCAACTAAAGAAATATCTTGCTTCCTTGACTCAAGATCAATCTTTTGTGAATTCCTATTACACTAGATTGAAATATGTGTGAGGTGCATTTTCTACTGTAAAACGATTCCCAATTCTTCTTGTCACCCGAGATTTTCATGTTGAGCTTTAAAGAAAGTGATTGATCAGGATGAAATGGAATATGCTATTCAATTTCTGATGGGGTTAAACGATTCATTTACTGTTGAGCTATATTTGGCCAACTAGActtatataagttaatatatatcCTAATTAACTACATGTCCTGACCCCATAGAAGCCATTAtatgtaattttgaaaattttcttagggacaaaatatatcaaatgaCAGATTGCGTTGGACTTGGCCATtaatcatgaaaattaaaaggGGCATCGCgttatgtataatattaatttcatgaTCAGCTCAAATCGGGAATCGTGTGATGTTCGATGGCGTGtcctgattatatatataaataaatatatatttatctctaTTATATAAGTGCCTATCTaactaaattttcttgtttccgtTAACTCTATTAATTTTTGTCCTGCCTTGCACATCTTCTGACCTCTTCTCCATCGCCAAATACTTTAACAATCCTGCAAGTTGTTACTCTCTATGCTCTTGCAATACTGATCTCAATCTCTCATTCTGCTtccaaatgaagaaataaaccaaTTAGAAATTAAGATTTGCTAAACATTTGACAAAACAATAAGAAATCCAACGATCCAATTCCAACAATAATGTGGGAAAACAATAGAATTCTGGCCATTGTAATCTgaaaataatatgaatgtgTTTTGTCTAGCCTGTGCTCTGATATATTGATCTATCTCTTGCCTCTATCCCTCAAAGTGAGAAGCTATGCTTTGAGAATACAGCATTGGTAGATGACTATTGTTGCCGATGGCATTGGTGTTGTCTTCCAAGGTAGAAGTTAGAGAGCTGTTCTCAAAAAACAGGTTCTGATTCATCTGTTGCTAATTTTGTAGATGCTACACGTGTTGTCGTTGTAATTGCTGTTTCTGTTGGGGATTGCACGGGTTGGAAAccgagaagaggaagaagaaggaaggcaGCAGTGcgcaagagaagaagaaaagaagaataaaaccctaggtcaaaacggcgccgtttgaggaagagagggtTGGGCTGAAAACAAACCCATGGGCTGGGCTTCACAAAGCCAAATGGGTTGGGCCCAAAACAGAAAAACCCATTAAAAACAAGCCTTATCAGAAAAATACAagcttaataaaataaaaagacacaaaaaaaaaaatagaaaaaagacaaataaaaacactacaactaaaaattaataaaataaaacaataaagcccaataatgaaataaattaaaatagagagcaatttaaatactaaacaataattaatatcaagaaaccatttcaaattaaatttcacaatttaGTTATCACGAAATAATATAATGAAAATCAcgttaaatttaaaacaatagaaCCAATAAAAGTTGAAGCAATGTCTTCTAAGCTATACATGtcatcaattatttttacaaattttgtaaaaaaatatattatttttgtaaaacaattgTTTGATCTAACTAGACAAACGTGTTTTACACGTTGATTtgacctagtatatatatatatatatatatatcagtactATTAGTGCTCATGTACTGATCAtctctttaattatttgatttatagCCGAGGCAAAACAAATaaagttaatattttaaaaggatttataaactatatatgtcagtactatatatttattatatattaatgttttatatattatgactTACGTAGTCGTACGTACTGACATTATCAGATTTTACATTCAGCTTGTATATTTTAATCTTTGTTCAGAAggccaagaaaaatatataaaaattactttaattaattaataggcATATCGTGTGCGTATCCCATAGTTATATACTTACCCTCAATCAGTCAATCAGGCAATGATCTTGAATTAAGTTCTACATTAATACCCTAGATTCTACGCCTGCAGCGGCCATCAAGCGgcttatatatgtatgtatacatacatttcactattatttatcaattttaattcataaattttattacttttcacaatccatttcaactcatttttaaatttaaacgaATTTTAAACCCGATCATCACACACAAAAATCATCATCCGAGTAATGGAAAACGAAGCAGTACTCGTCGGTCTTACCTTtgctttcctcttcttctcgaGTAAGAACCTCTGATATTATTCCCTCTGCTTTCTTGATCTCCTGTTTGGTTTTCGATCATTTCTCTGGTTCTGAAGCATTATTTTAATGGACCAGCATTTATGCACGTACGTTCACTTCTCTGAAAAGGCCTTCGTgatctttctttaatttcttccttAATTTGCTAGGTGATTTTTTCCTCcagtactaattaattatgatttttcatTGTACgtgttatatatagtacttaattaacgtaaatatatatatatatatatatatatatatgaatgatacTGATAAACTTAATTAGCATATATGCGCGCATGTAGGGGCTCACTCGGTTGCATTCACAATAAAAAACAACTGCCCCTACACGATATGGCCGGGAACATTGGCTGGTGGCGGGCCTCAGTTATCATCAACCGGGTTCCAGCTAGACTCCGGAGCTTCGTTAACCCTTGATGTTCAACCCAAGTGGTCAGGCCGCATGTGGGCTCGATCCCACTGCTCCAATACCAACGGCAAGTTCACTTGTGACACAGCCGACTGTGGCTCTGGCCAGATCACATGCAACGGTGCGGATGGAATCCCGCCAGCCTCGCTCGTAGAGTTTACTCTAGCAGACAATGGCGGACAAGACTTCTACGATATTAGCCTCGTCGATGGGTTCAATTTGCCCGTATCAATAACACCGCAAGGCGGCTCGCTTGGTTGCCAAAGCACGAGCTGCCCCAAAGATGTGAACCAGGTTTGCCCGCTGGAACTGGCAGTTAAAGGATCTAACGGGGAGGTTATCGCCTGCAAGAGCGCGTGTGAGGTTTTCAATCAGCCGCAGTACTGTTGCTCCGGAGACTATGGTGTCCCAGAGAGATGTCCACCAACGAAATATTCTGAGATTTTCAAGGATCAGTGTCCCCAGGCTTATAGCTACCCCTACGATGACAAGACTAGCACATTTACATGCACCGGTGGAGCTAATTATCTCATTACATTCTGTCCTTGACAATTTGGATCAATTGGAGCTCCATGTTCCAATATTCCTTCCATTAATTCGCAGACACATGATGATGAGACATTAAtaaggctatatatatatatatatatatggataattaATAAGGCCGCGCATGCAAGCTTGATTTATTTTCGCGGCCaattacaaataaaacattattctATGGATTATTAATATGATCACATATACTTTTTAATAGCCGATTGATGTCTGATCATTTATAATGATAGGAATTAATATTTGATGTTGCTCATGGTTATACGTACAGTttaattttccttaattttagtgCGTATAACTTGCTTGCATGATCTATAACTAGAACTGTAGAGGTTCATGTGAGAATATTATACAGTAAGGTCGATGAGTACGTAATTGATCTCACCAAATTAATTTAATGTCTTAGATTCGCAAGGCATGCACGAAGGatattatcttaatttaaaattatacatGAATGATAATTCaagagataattttttttttacaattctattttaaatacggccggtaattttataatatcagttattatataattagaagagtattattactttataaaaagcaatgctacgtacagtcccTAAATGTGGACTGCATTGCaagcttaattaattttatctttaaatttttttaaaattataataatattcttatcaaaatggtatttttttctatttaatgaatgACTTGCATATGCAATCTCCATTTAGAGCATTGGTAGTGACTTCtctattttcatcttcatctttaaatttaaagaatatgtctttaaatttatctacattgacttatgcatctctaaatttttgcaTAGCTATGAATAGTACTTCTTCAAACTATTCATtcttcaaacattattttactatttttttttctctcctacccattaaaataaactttgtagaatttatattagatgattttgatacataaaatttgtattaagttgataatacaaagtgaatgttaattgtaaaatatatataaaaaaaataattttagaaaacaaataaaaaattaaaaaataataatattttattattatttagttcaaaTATGCATAAACTAATGTGAgagatttttttcatatgcaaaatcattcataaaaaaaagttagagaAATTTTCATACGTAATTGGCAGATTTATTAGAGAAATTTTCATCATTGTACGTACCTACTCACGTGGACCGCCATTTTCATTGTACTTAATTATAAGGTTAATGCGCGCATCTATTCGCATGCTTTCTAATTCAATGCAGAGGGTTATCAAAGGATGCAGACGATCGACATGATGCCCTAAAAGGCAATGgatcaaacacacacacaaactaGCTAGTAAGGCCGGATTGTACACGTGTGCCCAGTTgagaaataaaattgataaaacatgagaatgataaaaaaaaaaaaaaaaccacataaaattaaaactaaggtATTGATTTACACAAGTTAAggtaaatttaatataaagttaaaaaaagtgggAGATCCATACAAGTCAATGTTTTATCTAGTTACATAATTACAACATTGGGAAGTTTGATAAGAAAAGATTTTGAGGGTTTAGGGTGTTGTTTCATTCACGGGACTGATGATGAGGACGTTCAATTTCTTTTGACGTTATTGTCCAAGTTGACTTCCTTCTCTACTAAGATGGATGGTCTATTCATTTTTTGAAGTTGGTGttgcaatattttaaatatataatagataatcCGTATGAATTAATGAAAATGTATAAACAGagcaaaattttataaattaattaaatggaatagatacagaattttttttattttttaaatagatctatggatataaattatttttaattttacataattttttgttttctaaacaaagaaattagtttaaaaagtagGCATAATgaattatagaaaaaagaaaaattcaactcatcatctcatatactatatatcaatatgtaatttgtcatttttacctttatatttaaacatacatatattgatgtgtaaatacGTGTGTATAcacatcaaaaacaaaaataataaattacatgttAGTGTATGGTGcgaggatgatgaataaattttttctaaaaaaaatcgttttaaatctaatatctttattttaaatctggcaaataatttttaaattgagtcaagtattttaaaatcttccaaatattttaaaagtctaaaataattttaaatgaggtATTTGTAGTGTTATTGAACAAAGTCTAATTATCAAGTAAgcctctttatattttggagtttcgaaaataatataattttaacaaatcattttatttaaatgattttattcttttaagaatattatttaatattcattaatttattttatgttaaaaactctccTTATTTAGATGAATCTATTCTCCTAAGAAGTTTTTATTAAAAcccatcattttattttatgatgaaaaatattagttttagatcaagaataaaaagtttggttttaaaatttagtgtatttcttttccttctttatttctttctctcttatttATCTATGTATTATTTTCACACTTAGATTAAAAATAGGACATGTGTAGGGCTAGGTTCGGATtggccaaaaccctaattccccctccccccttatttctttccctttcccCCCAACCCTTATGCGTCGTCCCCTCCCGTGGCTTTGCAGCAAGCCTCCCTACAAGCCAGTGTCACCGCCATCAACAGCACTACAAGCATGTCATTGCACACCGCCAACAACAAACCCCTCCTCCCTCTCGATTTTACCTTCAGATcatatctctctttctctcgacATCTCCTTACCGGTCTATTCCTTCTCTCCCTTGGGTTTCCTTCACCGCCCATCGTCACCGCAATCCACAACACCTCTGTTgccacatctctctctccctcagaTTCTTTCTCTCGATTCCCTCCTCTCCCTCACGGTTTCTCTTCTCCTAACGCTGCCAACCTAACGTATCTGCCTTCAAaccctaatttttctttttttctttcccttttctttgtTTCGTGAATCCTCTCAGCACGattttttttagatctaaatatatgttacatattatatttggTTTGGTCTAGTTTCATGTATATGTGTATTTATCCTCTGATTTCGAATCAGAAGTAAGCCACAATATGCATATGAGTCATCTTCTTTCTGGTGGCTTTCAATGGTTGTAGCTTGTGGCTGATGGCAAAGCCCTAACCGAGAGAGGGGCAAATTTGGGCTTACACGATGGCTGTTGGCTGAGACGTCTGTGTGGAAGGGTTGTGCATAGCTTGGGGTGCTTTGCTTTTCTTTGTTAGGATAGAAGATGTGTTGGTTATGTGTGGAGGTGTGGGGCTGTGTTTTGGACGATGTGGACGTGGTGGTTAAGTCTGGGCAAGGACGTTTCGTGCGGTGGACGTATATGGAGCTGGGCTTATGTGTTGAAGAGGATGTGCAGCTGACGTTGGATGGCGGCTTGGTGATTTATGGTTGAAGAAACACAATGGCTATGGTCTTACAGTTTCTGCAAGGGTActggtggtggtgcagggaAGGCGATAGTTggtaaatattataaaaaaatagtcgGCAAAAGGagtgaaaaatacaaaagaaataagaatTTCGTGACCAAAGAAGAGACAAAATTGGAAACAAATGAATGGATGAAAATACTATTCATCCCCTATTCGCACTTATTTAATAGAGATAGATATAGTACGAAACAACTTCAAAATTACAGGGCGATATATATTGGGCTTAATTACGTTTAATTAATTGTACAGTGACAACCTTTGAATTTCACAGAGTACTGTGAAATAACTTCAAAATTGAAGGATGATAGATATTGATTATATTTGCACGTGACAACTTTGACTTTAAGCACTTCGCCATGTATacttagatatatataatatatatatatatatatatatccacgtATGGCAGCCCAATCTAACAgagattataaaaatgattacatTGCCAATTATTATATGTGGTAGTTTCCTTCCaaattattaatgaattgatCAGTCCCTGTATGCATGCCttgcaaattaaatatatatactcttTCTACGTATTATGTTTTTGTCATTCATAAACTGATCTCGATCGCTTTCTTAACTTATTTCTATCGACCGAAGTTCCAACATATATACATTTCTATAACTCGGGATTAAGCCAAGCTTCAATGGCTATCCCAGCTCTCAATATCAACCTTATAATCGGCCTCCTATTGCTCATTGCAGGTAATTGACTAATTCGTCCTTCAGCATTGATCTCTGGCGAAAActggtattatatatatatatatgtatggatgtatgtatatgtatgtgtgcgCGCGATTTGTCATTATCTCGTTACatttttttaggttaaaaaatatatcttgtTCATCTGtcttaattagtttaaattaattttattttcataatgctATGTACTGTTATTATTGTTGTGATGCCAGGGATTCGTAGTTTAATgtaaatcaaaataatgatCTAGTCATACATTATGATTGATCTGACAGCcaggtgtgtatatatattgcttaGGTAGTGCACACTCGGACCTGATCTTCAACTACGAGAACCGTTGCACTTACCCGGTATGGCTTGCAGCCAGCCCGTCAATTGGTGATGCTGATCCTGAGCGTGGTCCGGGAACTTTAGAGATATTCTTTATGCCCGATCAATGGACTGGTAGCATTTGGGCTAGAACCAAGTGCACCACCAACGcctcatattatttttcatgcgAAACTGGAGACTGTGGATCTGGCATAATAAATTGCCAAAACCCACCACCTACTTACCCCGTGACCTTACTCAATTTCGATATTAAACAATCGGTGGTCTCCTATGAGGTGAGCTTGAACCACGGCCACAACTTGCCCGTCCGAATCCAACCGGTTGGGGGGTCTCTAATCGATGGAACCGGGTCGTGTCCTATTGTAGATTGTGTTGAAGATGTGAGTAATGTGTGCCCGGGTAACCTAGTGGCCACCAACAAGGATGGTTTGTATGTTGGGTGTTACAGTGCGTGTGATGAGTTAAAAGATCCAAAATATTGTTGCACAGGAAACTTTACTGGTCCACAGGCTTGCCAGCCTAATGAGTACTCGCAAAGGTTCAAGCAATTATGCAAACTAGCCCACACCTATCCCGGTGATAATCAACCTCCGATTTATAAATGCTCTTCTGCAACGGGTTACAATATTACCTTTTGTCCCTCGTAAATTTACCATGTCAGAAACACAGGAATCAATGTTGTTGTTGGAGATTTTTGGcaatttcaaaaacaaataacaaagttATCGAGGGATCTTAATGAAAATGTTTAGAGTCTGTGACTCTTTAATCTTTATGTTGTTAGctatatatctaattaatttttaaccAATGCGTGCGAGGTCTGAATGATCGGCTCTCCCTTTTGTATCCGCTTACCTCTCTAGCAATCGATGTATAATTCCTAATATTTTATCTCTCTTGCAACTTGCTAGAAATCTATTAATGCTACTTAAAGATTTCTTTAGTACGATAGTGATGGATGAGATCCCATGCAATTTCTTTAAATAACAAG
This window harbors:
- the LOC121265452 gene encoding thaumatin-like protein 1 — translated: MENEAVLVGLTFAFLFFSRAHSVAFTIKNNCPYTIWPGTLAGGGPQLSSTGFQLDSGASLTLDVQPKWSGRMWARSHCSNTNGKFTCDTADCGSGQITCNGADGIPPASLVEFTLADNGGQDFYDISLVDGFNLPVSITPQGGSLGCQSTSCPKDVNQVCPLELAVKGSNGEVIACKSACEVFNQPQYCCSGDYGVPERCPPTKYSEIFKDQCPQAYSYPYDDKTSTFTCTGGANYLITFCP
- the LOC121265451 gene encoding thaumatin-like protein 1b — its product is MAIPALNINLIIGLLLLIAGSAHSDLIFNYENRCTYPVWLAASPSIGDADPERGPGTLEIFFMPDQWTGSIWARTKCTTNASYYFSCETGDCGSGIINCQNPPPTYPVTLLNFDIKQSVVSYEVSLNHGHNLPVRIQPVGGSLIDGTGSCPIVDCVEDVSNVCPGNLVATNKDGLYVGCYSACDELKDPKYCCTGNFTGPQACQPNEYSQRFKQLCKLAHTYPGDNQPPIYKCSSATGYNITFCPS